From one Bacteroides intestinalis DSM 17393 genomic stretch:
- a CDS encoding RNA polymerase sigma-70 factor, producing the protein MGDNFDSTYKLLFRKYYANLLFYATRIVGEEEAEDVVQDVFVELWRRKDTVTVGEQIQAFLYRAVYTRALNVLKHRDIKNSYEAVVMEINQKRVEFYQPDSNDVVKRIEDRELRRELSEAINGLPDKCKMVFKLSYLHDMKNKEIAETMGISLRTVEAHMYKALKFLRERLGYLNFMLVLFLLNKV; encoded by the coding sequence ATGGGTGATAACTTTGATTCAACTTATAAACTCCTTTTCCGTAAATACTATGCCAATCTGCTTTTCTATGCTACACGTATTGTGGGCGAGGAAGAAGCAGAGGACGTAGTACAAGATGTGTTTGTGGAATTGTGGCGACGAAAAGATACAGTGACGGTGGGAGAGCAGATACAGGCATTTCTGTATCGGGCGGTGTATACCCGTGCTTTGAATGTTTTGAAGCACCGGGATATCAAGAATAGTTACGAAGCTGTCGTAATGGAAATTAATCAGAAGAGGGTTGAATTCTATCAGCCGGATAGTAATGATGTAGTGAAAAGGATAGAGGATCGTGAGCTTAGAAGAGAGCTTTCCGAAGCCATTAATGGACTGCCGGATAAATGCAAGATGGTTTTCAAACTCAGTTATCTGCATGATATGAAGAACAAAGAAATTGCAGAAACAATGGGAATATCGTTACGGACGGTAGAGGCTCACATGTATAAAGCTTTGAAGTTCCTGCGTGAAAGATTGGGCTACCTCAACTTTATGTTAGTCCTGTTTTTATTGAATAAGGTATAA
- a CDS encoding GH92 family glycosyl hydrolase yields MKLSELFLLVLFLFSLSACVSQQPDTKSKCYATEYVNPFIGTDFTGNTYPGAQTPFGMVQLSPDNGLPGWDRISGYFYPDSTIAGFSHTHLSGTGAGDLYDISFMPVTLPYKETDAPLGIHSLFSHSEETASAGYYQVRLKDYDINVELTATERCGIQRYTFPEADAAIFLNLRKAMNWDFTNDTYIERIDSVTIQGYRFSDGWARDQHIYFRTRFSKPFKAMQLDTATIVKDGERIGTSAIARFDFHTAAGEQILVTTAISGVSMEGAARNLAAEAPDDDFDKYLATTQKNWNEQLSKIEITCDDPDEKVKFYTALYHSMLAPTIYNDVDGAYYGPDKQVHQADRWTNYSTFSLWDTYRAAHPLYTYIEPQRVNDMVQSFLVFFEQNGRLPVWNFYGSETDMMIGYHAVPVIVDAYLKGIGNFDPKKALEACVATANIDEYRGIGLYKKYGYVPYDVTDHYNSENWSLSKTLEYAYDDYCIARMADKLGERQIADAFYKRSQNYKNVYNPQASFMQPRDNKGNFIQPFSPDDYTPHICESNGWQYFWSVQQDVDGLIGLVGGTERFAQKLDSMFTYNPSADEDLPIFSTGMIGQYAHGNEPSHHVIYLFNAVGQPWKTQKYAAEVMHELYKNTPAGLCGNEDCGQMSAWYVFSAMGFYPVDPVSGRYEIGTPMYPEMKMHLDNGKTFTVLAPTVSEENIYIQSVKLDGKPYDKSYITHEQIMNGSVFEFEMGNKPGAVWYAIE; encoded by the coding sequence ATGAAATTGTCAGAATTGTTTTTACTGGTTTTATTCCTTTTCTCCCTTTCAGCGTGTGTGTCCCAGCAACCGGATACGAAGAGTAAGTGCTATGCCACAGAGTATGTCAACCCCTTTATCGGTACGGATTTTACCGGGAATACGTATCCCGGAGCACAAACTCCGTTCGGTATGGTGCAGTTAAGTCCCGATAACGGGCTTCCGGGATGGGATCGCATCTCCGGTTATTTCTATCCGGACAGCACGATTGCAGGTTTTAGCCATACCCACCTTTCAGGTACCGGGGCAGGTGATTTATATGATATATCTTTTATGCCTGTTACTTTGCCCTATAAAGAGACGGATGCTCCGTTAGGTATTCATTCTTTATTTTCTCACTCCGAAGAAACTGCCAGTGCCGGATATTATCAGGTTCGGTTGAAAGACTATGATATCAATGTAGAACTGACGGCAACCGAGCGTTGCGGTATTCAACGTTATACCTTCCCTGAAGCAGATGCTGCCATTTTCCTTAATTTGCGAAAGGCTATGAATTGGGATTTTACCAATGATACTTATATTGAGAGAATCGATTCTGTTACCATACAAGGGTATCGCTTTTCTGACGGTTGGGCACGCGATCAGCATATTTATTTTCGTACCCGATTCTCTAAACCGTTTAAAGCAATGCAGTTGGATACTGCTACTATTGTCAAGGATGGTGAACGGATTGGAACGTCTGCTATCGCCCGTTTTGATTTCCATACCGCTGCAGGAGAGCAGATTCTTGTAACCACTGCCATATCAGGTGTAAGCATGGAGGGAGCTGCTCGTAATCTTGCAGCCGAAGCACCGGATGATGATTTCGACAAATATCTGGCTACTACCCAAAAAAACTGGAATGAACAACTGTCTAAGATAGAAATCACATGTGATGATCCTGATGAGAAAGTCAAATTTTATACGGCTCTGTATCACTCTATGCTGGCACCGACTATTTATAATGATGTGGACGGTGCCTATTACGGTCCCGATAAACAAGTGCATCAGGCAGATAGATGGACCAATTACAGTACTTTTTCATTGTGGGATACCTATCGTGCCGCTCATCCTCTTTACACTTATATAGAACCGCAACGTGTGAATGATATGGTTCAGTCTTTTCTTGTTTTTTTTGAACAGAACGGACGTCTTCCGGTATGGAACTTCTATGGAAGTGAAACGGATATGATGATAGGCTATCATGCTGTACCGGTTATTGTGGATGCTTATCTGAAGGGAATAGGAAATTTTGATCCGAAGAAAGCCTTGGAAGCCTGTGTAGCTACAGCCAATATAGATGAATATCGAGGAATTGGATTGTATAAAAAGTATGGTTATGTGCCTTATGATGTGACAGATCATTATAACTCAGAGAACTGGTCGCTCTCTAAAACTCTGGAATACGCTTACGATGATTATTGTATTGCCCGTATGGCGGACAAGTTGGGTGAAAGGCAGATTGCAGATGCATTCTATAAACGTTCTCAAAACTATAAGAATGTATATAATCCCCAGGCTTCTTTTATGCAGCCGCGTGATAATAAAGGAAATTTTATTCAACCCTTCAGTCCGGATGACTATACTCCGCATATTTGCGAAAGTAACGGTTGGCAATATTTCTGGTCTGTGCAGCAAGATGTCGATGGTTTGATTGGTTTGGTCGGAGGTACGGAGCGTTTTGCCCAGAAACTGGATAGTATGTTTACTTATAATCCTTCTGCGGATGAAGATCTGCCTATTTTCAGTACCGGAATGATCGGGCAGTATGCGCATGGAAATGAACCGAGCCATCATGTCATTTATTTGTTTAATGCTGTAGGGCAACCTTGGAAGACTCAGAAATATGCCGCCGAGGTGATGCATGAACTTTATAAGAACACGCCTGCCGGTTTATGCGGGAATGAGGATTGTGGTCAGATGTCTGCTTGGTACGTATTTAGCGCAATGGGATTCTATCCGGTAGATCCGGTTAGCGGCAGATATGAAATAGGCACCCCTATGTATCCTGAAATGAAAATGCATTTGGATAACGGCAAGACATTTACGGTATTGGCGCCGACTGTTAGTGAAGAGAATATATATATCCAGTCGGTGAAACTCGACGGGAAACCTTATGATAAAAGCTATATCACACATGAACAAATAATGAATGGCTCTGTCTTTGAATTTGAGATGGGGAATAAACCGGGGGCAGTGTGGTATGCGATAGAGTGA